One genomic region from Sphingomonas paeninsulae encodes:
- a CDS encoding SURF1 family protein produces MKRIPIVATTVVTLCVAAMIALGIWQLQRATWKDALIARYSTNRNLPPMAFPKLAPVSDDAMFRKSQVNCLRVVDWRTDGGVTPSGQAGYRHIAACSTGAEGPGALIDMGVAADPQFKPVWTGGLVDGIITTEPLHESLIGRLFGKHVPPRPMLVADRPAPGLAASAPPSTDEISNNHLGYAVQWFLFAAVAAVIYVIALRKRQQRT; encoded by the coding sequence ATGAAGCGAATTCCGATCGTTGCGACGACAGTCGTAACCCTTTGCGTCGCTGCGATGATTGCGCTTGGGATCTGGCAGCTTCAGCGTGCGACGTGGAAAGATGCACTGATCGCGCGTTATTCCACCAACCGAAATCTGCCGCCAATGGCGTTTCCCAAACTCGCCCCCGTGTCGGACGACGCGATGTTCCGAAAATCACAGGTGAATTGCCTGCGGGTTGTCGATTGGCGCACCGATGGCGGGGTCACACCCTCCGGGCAAGCCGGATACCGTCACATCGCCGCCTGTTCGACGGGCGCCGAAGGGCCGGGTGCTTTGATCGACATGGGCGTCGCGGCCGATCCGCAATTCAAGCCAGTCTGGACCGGCGGACTGGTCGATGGGATCATCACCACCGAGCCGTTGCATGAAAGTCTGATCGGCCGGCTATTTGGAAAACATGTACCGCCCCGCCCGATGTTGGTGGCGGATCGTCCCGCACCCGGCCTTGCTGCCAGTGCGCCACCAAGCACCGACGAAATATCGAACAACCACCTCGGCTATGCCGTGCAATGGTTCCTGTTCGCAGCCGTCGCGGCGGTGATCTACGTCATTGCGCTGCGAAAGCGGCAGCAGCGCACTTAA
- a CDS encoding NADP-dependent malic enzyme, with the protein MTEESNVQFSDREALLFHSEGRPGKIEIVATKPMATQRDLSLAYSPGVAVPVRAIAADPATAYDYTAKGNLVAVISNGTAILGLGNLGALASKPVMEGKAVLFKRFADVDSIDIELATEDPEAFINAVALMEPTFGGINLEDIKAPECFIIEQALKERMKIPVMHDDQHGTAIISAAGLINAVFLTGRELKDVKVVVNGAGAAAIACTALIKAMGVRPDNVIMCDRSGVIYQGREQGMDQWKSAHATKTDARTLEDALDGADIFLGLSAAGALTPAFLKKMAKNPIIFAMANPDPEITPPDAKAVRPDCIIATGRSDYPNQVNNVLGFPFIFRGALDVRATAINEEMKIAAAYAIAELARQQVPEEVAAAYGGRTSAFGRDYIIPAPFDPRLMEIVSAAVAQAAMDSGVATRPILDMDAYRHSLRSRLNPTTSVLGLAYEGARAHPKRVVFAEGEEEVVLRAAIAFRDGGYGIPVLVGRDDVHARLSALGVDNPESFEVHNSRNSPLVPAMVDKLYERLQRRGYLRRECERLVNQDRNIFASLLLKMGEADAMITGVTRTYAQSIRDVRRVIDPAAGRTPFGVHVLVGQSHTIFMADTTVNERPTSEELADIAEGTAAVARAMGHEPRVAFLSYSTFGNPPGNWLNPLREAVEILEKRGVGFEFEGEMAPDVALNPKVMANYPFSRLSGPANVLIMPGLQSANISAKLLRELAGDAVIGPMLIGMEKPVQIATMSSTASELVTLAVLAAGGIAR; encoded by the coding sequence ATGACCGAGGAATCCAACGTCCAGTTTTCGGACCGCGAAGCCCTGTTGTTCCATTCGGAAGGTCGGCCCGGCAAGATCGAGATTGTCGCGACGAAACCGATGGCAACTCAGCGCGATCTTTCGCTGGCCTATTCGCCGGGTGTCGCGGTTCCGGTGCGCGCCATCGCCGCCGACCCCGCAACCGCTTATGATTATACGGCAAAGGGCAATCTGGTCGCGGTTATCTCGAACGGCACCGCGATTCTCGGCCTCGGCAATCTGGGTGCTCTGGCTTCCAAACCGGTGATGGAGGGCAAGGCTGTCCTGTTCAAACGCTTTGCCGACGTCGATTCGATCGACATCGAACTGGCGACCGAAGACCCAGAAGCGTTCATCAATGCCGTCGCTCTGATGGAACCGACATTCGGCGGCATCAACCTTGAGGATATCAAGGCACCCGAATGCTTCATCATCGAGCAGGCGCTGAAAGAGCGTATGAAAATCCCGGTGATGCACGACGATCAGCACGGCACCGCGATCATCAGTGCCGCTGGCCTGATCAACGCCGTATTCCTGACCGGGCGCGAACTGAAGGACGTCAAAGTCGTCGTCAATGGCGCGGGTGCAGCGGCAATCGCGTGCACTGCGCTGATAAAGGCGATGGGCGTGCGCCCCGACAACGTCATCATGTGCGACCGCAGCGGGGTAATCTATCAGGGTCGCGAACAGGGCATGGACCAGTGGAAATCGGCCCACGCTACGAAAACGGACGCTCGCACGCTCGAAGATGCGCTGGACGGCGCTGATATTTTTCTGGGGCTGTCGGCAGCGGGTGCGCTGACCCCGGCTTTCCTGAAAAAGATGGCGAAGAACCCGATTATCTTTGCGATGGCGAATCCAGATCCCGAGATCACGCCCCCCGATGCCAAGGCTGTGCGACCCGATTGCATCATCGCGACCGGGCGTTCGGATTATCCGAATCAGGTCAATAACGTACTGGGCTTCCCCTTCATTTTCCGTGGTGCGCTCGATGTCCGGGCAACCGCGATTAATGAGGAAATGAAGATCGCGGCAGCCTATGCGATCGCCGAACTCGCGCGCCAGCAGGTGCCGGAGGAAGTGGCGGCTGCTTATGGCGGGCGCACCTCTGCATTCGGGCGCGATTACATTATTCCTGCCCCCTTCGATCCGCGCCTGATGGAGATTGTGTCGGCGGCAGTCGCGCAGGCGGCGATGGATTCGGGTGTTGCGACACGCCCGATCCTCGACATGGACGCTTATCGCCATTCGCTGCGCAGCCGGTTAAATCCGACGACTTCGGTCCTGGGGCTGGCTTATGAAGGCGCGCGGGCCCATCCTAAACGCGTGGTTTTTGCCGAGGGCGAAGAAGAAGTCGTCCTGCGTGCGGCGATTGCCTTTCGCGATGGCGGCTATGGCATTCCGGTTCTTGTTGGACGCGACGATGTTCATGCACGCCTCAGTGCGCTCGGTGTCGATAACCCCGAATCTTTCGAGGTGCACAACAGCCGCAATTCGCCGCTGGTGCCGGCAATGGTCGACAAGCTGTATGAGCGCCTTCAGCGGCGCGGATATCTGCGTCGTGAATGCGAACGTCTGGTCAATCAGGACCGCAATATTTTCGCGTCCCTGCTGCTGAAAATGGGTGAAGCCGATGCAATGATCACCGGCGTGACGCGGACCTATGCGCAGTCGATCCGCGACGTGCGCCGTGTCATCGATCCGGCGGCTGGACGCACGCCGTTCGGGGTTCACGTACTCGTCGGGCAAAGCCACACGATTTTCATGGCCGATACGACGGTTAACGAGCGGCCCACTTCGGAAGAACTGGCCGATATCGCCGAGGGTACCGCCGCGGTTGCACGGGCGATGGGTCATGAGCCACGCGTTGCGTTTCTCAGTTACTCGACGTTCGGCAACCCTCCGGGCAACTGGCTCAACCCGTTGCGCGAAGCGGTGGAAATCCTCGAGAAACGCGGGGTCGGCTTTGAATTCGAAGGCGAGATGGCACCCGACGTAGCGCTGAATCCAAAGGTCATGGCGAATTATCCGTTCAGTCGCCTGTCGGGACCGGCAAACGTATTGATCATGCCGGGTCTGCAGTCAGCGAACATCAGTGCAAAGCTGTTGCGTGAGCTTGCGGGTGACGCCGTGATCGGACCGATGCTGATCGGCATGGAAAAACCGGTCCAGATCGCAACCATGTCATCGACGGCAAGCGAACTGGTTACGCTGGCCGTACTGGCTGCGGGTGGGATCGCTCGATAG
- the mutS gene encoding DNA mismatch repair protein MutS, producing MMVQYLALKAEAVDCLLFYRMGDFFELFFDDARAAAACLDIALTSRGEHDGEKIPMCGVPVHAADAYLARLIRGGFRVAIAEQIESPAQAKARGGKTLVARAIVRVVTAGTLTEDTLLDSKSSNWLVAIAQAGGVYAIAAADISTGRMEMGDVADGALEAELARLGAVEIIVAEGVAVSGITRPRATFDSAKGEAALKALHGVATLDGYGAFSRAELAAAGGLLAYLDHAGKGALPFLAAPIRRTVGEHLIIDAATRESLELTSTPAGRSGSLLDCIDRTVTGAGARMLGGDLSAPLMDRTAIDDRLNLVSHWTAESAARERLRTDLRSLPDIARALGRLSAGRGSPRDLAHLRDGLSKAWDLRERLSTIDQPPALLVALLPALAGHGALIDRLTRAIVESPSIDASQGGYIAPGYDAGLDDLRDAGGMGRREIAALEARFKGATGITALKIRHNGVLGYHIEVPARSADPLMVADSGFTHRQTLAGVVRFNAPELHEVALKVTQAGAHALAAEAAHFEELTALALGSAAAISATADVLARLDVAAANAECAVELNWCRPTLVDHACFEITGGRHPVVEAAVAKSGGRFVANDCRLSASDRLWLVTGPNMGGKSTFLRQNALIAVLAQAGCFVPAASAILGLVDRLFSRVGASDNLARGRSTFMVEMVETAAILAQATDRSFVILDEVGRGTSTYDGLAIAWAVVEAVHEVNKSRCLFATHYHELTRLAEKLNSLSLHNVRAREYKGELVLLHEVANGPADRSYGIAVARLAGMPPAVLSRAKSVLAKLEAGRAATGGLAAGLDDLPLFAALVEQTPTDPLRETLAAIHPDTLSPREALEALYRLKSVEIDDT from the coding sequence ATGATGGTCCAATACCTCGCGCTGAAGGCTGAGGCTGTCGATTGCCTGCTTTTTTACCGAATGGGCGATTTTTTCGAACTGTTTTTCGATGACGCCCGCGCCGCCGCTGCCTGCCTCGATATCGCCCTCACCTCTCGCGGTGAACATGATGGTGAAAAAATCCCGATGTGTGGCGTGCCGGTCCATGCCGCCGACGCCTATCTGGCACGGCTGATTCGGGGTGGGTTCCGCGTTGCGATTGCCGAACAGATCGAATCGCCCGCTCAAGCCAAGGCGCGCGGCGGCAAAACACTCGTCGCACGTGCCATAGTCCGGGTGGTTACGGCGGGAACCCTTACTGAAGACACGCTGCTCGATTCGAAATCGAGCAACTGGCTGGTCGCGATTGCTCAGGCCGGTGGCGTCTATGCAATTGCCGCCGCCGACATATCGACCGGTCGCATGGAAATGGGCGACGTTGCCGACGGCGCACTCGAAGCCGAACTCGCGCGCCTTGGAGCCGTTGAAATCATTGTCGCCGAAGGAGTGGCGGTCAGCGGCATCACACGGCCCCGTGCGACCTTTGACAGCGCAAAGGGTGAAGCCGCGCTTAAAGCATTGCACGGCGTAGCTACGCTCGACGGCTATGGCGCATTTTCACGCGCGGAACTGGCAGCGGCGGGTGGTTTGCTCGCCTATCTCGACCATGCGGGCAAGGGAGCGCTGCCGTTTCTGGCCGCTCCCATCCGGCGCACGGTGGGTGAACATCTAATCATCGATGCGGCCACGCGCGAAAGCCTCGAACTTACCTCCACACCTGCAGGGCGATCCGGTAGCCTGCTCGACTGTATCGACCGAACGGTGACGGGGGCAGGTGCGCGGATGCTCGGCGGCGACTTGTCCGCACCGTTGATGGACCGCACCGCCATCGACGATCGCCTGAACCTCGTGTCGCACTGGACCGCAGAAAGTGCAGCACGCGAGCGATTGCGCACCGACCTTCGCAGTCTGCCCGACATTGCCCGTGCGCTGGGTCGTTTGTCGGCCGGGCGCGGCAGTCCACGCGATCTGGCTCATCTTCGCGATGGCTTGTCCAAGGCATGGGATCTCCGCGAGCGCCTGTCGACCATCGACCAACCGCCAGCACTGCTCGTAGCCCTGCTCCCCGCCCTTGCCGGGCATGGGGCGCTGATCGACCGTTTGACCCGCGCTATTGTCGAAAGCCCGTCGATCGACGCGTCACAGGGTGGCTATATTGCTCCCGGTTACGACGCCGGACTCGACGATCTGCGCGACGCAGGCGGCATGGGACGGCGCGAGATCGCCGCGCTGGAAGCACGGTTCAAGGGTGCGACGGGCATTACCGCCCTGAAAATACGGCACAATGGTGTGCTGGGCTATCATATCGAGGTTCCCGCGCGCTCGGCCGATCCGTTGATGGTGGCTGATTCGGGATTCACCCATCGGCAGACACTCGCGGGCGTTGTCCGTTTCAACGCCCCGGAACTCCATGAGGTCGCGTTGAAGGTGACACAGGCCGGAGCACATGCACTCGCCGCCGAAGCCGCGCATTTCGAGGAATTGACGGCTCTTGCACTGGGTTCGGCTGCCGCGATCAGCGCGACTGCCGATGTACTGGCGCGGCTGGACGTGGCCGCCGCCAATGCCGAATGTGCAGTCGAATTGAACTGGTGCCGCCCCACACTGGTCGATCACGCCTGCTTCGAGATTACAGGTGGGCGTCATCCCGTTGTCGAAGCTGCAGTTGCCAAATCGGGCGGGCGTTTCGTCGCCAACGATTGCAGACTTTCGGCCAGCGACCGGCTCTGGCTCGTCACCGGCCCGAATATGGGCGGTAAATCGACGTTCCTCCGCCAGAATGCTCTAATCGCGGTGCTTGCTCAGGCAGGGTGTTTCGTACCTGCTGCCTCTGCGATCCTCGGGCTGGTCGACCGCCTGTTCAGTCGCGTCGGTGCGTCCGACAATCTGGCGCGCGGGCGTTCCACGTTCATGGTCGAAATGGTCGAAACTGCTGCCATTCTGGCCCAGGCGACCGACCGTTCGTTCGTTATCCTAGATGAAGTCGGGCGCGGCACTTCGACCTATGACGGTCTCGCCATCGCATGGGCAGTCGTGGAGGCTGTGCACGAGGTTAACAAATCGCGCTGCCTGTTCGCCACCCATTATCACGAGCTGACGCGCCTTGCGGAAAAGCTGAACAGCTTGTCGCTGCACAATGTTCGCGCACGCGAATATAAGGGCGAACTCGTACTGCTCCATGAAGTCGCCAACGGTCCTGCCGATCGCAGTTACGGGATTGCCGTAGCCCGCCTTGCCGGGATGCCGCCCGCCGTGCTGTCGCGTGCCAAGTCCGTGCTGGCAAAGCTGGAAGCGGGGCGAGCCGCCACCGGGGGGCTTGCCGCCGGACTGGACGACCTCCCACTGTTCGCCGCACTGGTGGAGCAGACTCCGACCGACCCATTGCGCGAAACACTCGCCGCAATTCATCCCGATACGCTCAGTCCGAGAGAGGCGCTCGAGGCGCTCTATCGGCTAAAATCCGTCGAGATCGACGATACATGA
- a CDS encoding RcnB family protein: protein MRKIIFATLMAATLLPSAAFAQNSELRHDRQDVRQEQRDVQRARENGNRGDVRHERGQLQDARQELRHDNREWRRDDWRSYRNTNRGLYSRGNWNADFRYRSFSPGLRITSGYYAPRYYINDYARYRLPRPGYNQRWVRHYNDVLLVDVRGGRVIDVLRNFYL from the coding sequence ATGCGTAAGATTATTTTTGCAACATTGATGGCGGCCACGCTCCTGCCATCGGCTGCATTCGCTCAAAACAGCGAATTGCGTCACGATCGTCAGGATGTTCGCCAGGAACAGCGCGATGTTCAGCGTGCGCGTGAAAATGGAAATCGGGGCGACGTGCGTCACGAGCGCGGCCAGCTTCAGGATGCTCGTCAGGAATTGCGCCACGATAACCGTGAATGGCGTCGTGATGACTGGCGTTCATATCGCAACACGAATCGGGGGCTTTACTCGCGCGGCAACTGGAATGCGGATTTCCGTTACCGCTCGTTCAGCCCCGGTCTTCGTATAACGTCAGGATATTACGCGCCCCGTTATTATATCAACGATTACGCACGTTATCGCTTGCCACGCCCCGGTTATAATCAGCGCTGGGTTCGCCATTACAACGACGTCCTGCTTGTCGATGTGCGCGGTGGCCGGGTCATAGACGTGCTTCGCAATTTCTACCTGTAA
- a CDS encoding 2OG-Fe(II) oxygenase produces MAKDRLAEIGRATAARLNRNPAVQMVAGEGIDLYVYQNFLTLEECGGLVAMIDADRKPSKLLSATDDAEFRTSESCDLDRWNPFVDGIDRRICALMGMKPRQGETMQGQRYDVGQQFKAHHDYFHVGEPYWSEQKQRGGQRTWTAMIYLDEPTSGGETWFSAGGLKVSPRTAMLLTWNNMDRTGAENVQALHESLPITEGLKNVVTKWFRERYWVT; encoded by the coding sequence ATGGCCAAAGACCGTTTAGCCGAAATCGGACGCGCGACCGCCGCGCGACTGAACCGCAATCCCGCCGTCCAGATGGTCGCGGGGGAAGGCATCGACCTTTACGTTTATCAAAATTTTCTGACGTTGGAGGAATGCGGCGGGCTGGTCGCGATGATTGACGCCGATCGCAAGCCGTCGAAGCTTCTATCTGCCACGGACGATGCCGAGTTTCGCACCAGCGAAAGCTGTGACCTCGACCGCTGGAATCCGTTTGTCGACGGGATTGACAGACGGATCTGTGCGCTGATGGGTATGAAGCCGCGACAGGGTGAAACGATGCAGGGTCAGCGCTATGACGTGGGCCAGCAGTTCAAGGCGCACCATGATTATTTCCATGTCGGTGAGCCATATTGGTCGGAGCAGAAACAACGCGGCGGACAGCGGACGTGGACGGCAATGATCTATCTGGATGAACCGACAAGCGGCGGCGAAACCTGGTTCAGCGCCGGAGGATTGAAAGTCAGTCCTCGAACAGCAATGCTCCTGACATGGAACAATATGGATCGCACCGGTGCCGAAAATGTACAGGCGCTGCATGAAAGCCTGCCAATCACCGAAGGTCTCAAGAACGTCGTCACGAAATGGTTTCGTGAACGATATTGGGTAACCTGA
- a CDS encoding RcnB family protein has translation MRKQIIIAALLAAAAATPALAQDDRGRGGNDSQAQRGGGDRGAHRGGEGRPQAAQAPHQQQAAPQQGQRPQAVQGQRPGGQPNWQGRGRPGMVQGQQVQGQGHVQGQQQRPQGQWNGQRPAPAQVQQQRGDGVRNWQGNRGGNDPRFGNNNRNGGRDGNWRGNNGGGGQSWNRDWRRDQRYNWQSYRSGHRNFYRLPRYQSPYGYGYGYQRFGIGVYLDSVLFSQNYWIDDPYEYRLPEAYPPYHWVRYYNDALLVDEDTGYVVDTIYDIFD, from the coding sequence ATGCGTAAGCAGATCATTATAGCCGCGTTACTCGCGGCTGCAGCAGCGACCCCGGCTTTGGCGCAGGACGATCGTGGGCGCGGTGGTAACGACAGTCAGGCACAGCGTGGAGGCGGTGACCGCGGCGCTCATCGTGGCGGCGAAGGTCGCCCGCAGGCCGCTCAGGCCCCACATCAGCAGCAAGCGGCTCCACAACAAGGGCAGCGCCCACAAGCGGTTCAGGGGCAGCGCCCCGGCGGTCAGCCCAACTGGCAGGGTCGCGGTCGCCCCGGAATGGTGCAGGGCCAGCAAGTGCAGGGTCAGGGACACGTACAGGGCCAACAGCAACGTCCGCAGGGTCAGTGGAATGGACAGCGTCCTGCGCCCGCTCAGGTTCAGCAACAGCGCGGCGACGGCGTTCGCAACTGGCAGGGCAATCGTGGCGGCAACGACCCGCGCTTCGGAAACAATAACCGCAACGGCGGGCGGGACGGTAACTGGCGTGGCAATAATGGCGGTGGCGGGCAATCGTGGAATCGTGACTGGCGGCGGGACCAGCGGTACAATTGGCAGAGCTATCGTTCGGGCCACCGCAACTTCTATCGTTTGCCGCGCTATCAATCCCCCTACGGCTATGGCTACGGATATCAGCGGTTTGGCATTGGCGTCTATCTGGACAGCGTGTTGTTCAGCCAAAATTACTGGATCGACGATCCTTACGAATATCGCCTTCCCGAAGCCTATCCGCCCTATCATTGGGTGAGATATTACAACGACGCCCTGCTGGTCGATGAGGACACGGGCTATGTCGTCGATACGATTTACGACATCTTCGATTAA
- a CDS encoding (2Fe-2S)-binding protein: MTALTVNNQPIRYALDPETPLLWALRDASNLTGTKYGCGTGDCGACTVDIDGRAVRSCQVTIGQVEGSFVTTIEALSRDRSHPVQQAWVAEGVVQCGFCQPGMIMAVAVLLKNNPRPSDADIDAAITNICRCGTYNRVRRAIHHAAAAIRGEETIVAAPPPGIDPADAARAVPGLTPSITR; the protein is encoded by the coding sequence ATGACTGCGCTCACCGTCAATAATCAGCCGATCCGCTATGCGCTCGACCCCGAAACGCCATTGCTATGGGCGTTGCGTGACGCGTCCAACCTGACGGGCACGAAATACGGTTGCGGGACGGGCGATTGCGGCGCGTGCACCGTCGACATCGATGGCCGGGCTGTGCGATCGTGTCAGGTCACTATCGGTCAGGTTGAGGGCAGCTTCGTCACGACGATAGAAGCATTATCGCGCGACCGAAGCCATCCTGTACAGCAGGCCTGGGTCGCGGAAGGCGTCGTCCAGTGCGGTTTTTGCCAGCCGGGAATGATTATGGCGGTCGCGGTTCTGCTTAAGAACAACCCGCGCCCGAGCGATGCCGACATCGATGCGGCAATCACCAACATTTGCCGTTGCGGAACATATAACCGCGTGCGCCGCGCTATTCATCATGCCGCCGCCGCCATCCGGGGCGAGGAAACGATCGTCGCGGCACCGCCCCCGGGTATCGACCCCGCCGACGCTGCACGTGCCGTTCCGGGACTGACGCCCTCGATAACCCGCTAG
- a CDS encoding DODA-type extradiol aromatic ring-opening family dioxygenase, which translates to MKQPTLFIPHGGGPCFFINENAPCDPMWQPMEAYLKTIIADLPERPTAIVIVSGHWEEPLFTVHVGEKPGLLFDYHGFPEHTYDLRFDASGAPDVARAAATLLNEAGFATAENATRGWDHGVFIPLMVALPNADIPVVQLSLRADLDPAAHIAAGRALAPLREKGVLIIGSGMSFHNMGVRGGQATAPADQWDAALTAAVTDPDPQARAARVTAWTDLPNARFAHPREEHLLPLMVALGAGQDDTAVQTHHGHVLGWAISGHRFG; encoded by the coding sequence ATGAAACAACCCACGCTCTTTATCCCGCACGGTGGCGGCCCCTGCTTCTTCATAAACGAGAACGCGCCGTGCGATCCGATGTGGCAGCCGATGGAAGCCTATCTGAAAACCATCATTGCCGACCTGCCTGAACGTCCGACCGCGATCGTGATTGTGTCGGGCCATTGGGAGGAGCCGCTGTTCACGGTACATGTAGGCGAGAAGCCGGGATTACTATTCGATTACCACGGCTTCCCCGAACACACTTACGATCTGCGCTTCGACGCTTCCGGAGCGCCTGATGTTGCCCGCGCGGCCGCGACTCTGCTCAACGAAGCCGGGTTTGCGACGGCAGAAAACGCGACGCGCGGCTGGGACCACGGCGTTTTCATCCCATTGATGGTTGCCCTCCCCAATGCAGATATCCCGGTCGTACAGCTTTCGCTGCGTGCAGATCTCGACCCCGCCGCACACATCGCCGCCGGTCGCGCACTGGCACCGTTACGCGAAAAGGGCGTTCTGATCATCGGGTCGGGCATGAGCTTTCACAACATGGGAGTACGCGGGGGACAAGCTACGGCTCCAGCCGATCAATGGGATGCTGCCCTGACCGCCGCTGTCACCGACCCCGACCCACAGGCCCGCGCAGCCCGCGTCACCGCATGGACAGACCTGCCGAACGCGCGCTTTGCGCATCCCCGCGAAGAACACCTTCTGCCGCTGATGGTGGCCTTGGGCGCGGGGCAGGACGACACCGCCGTCCAAACCCACCATGGTCACGTTTTGGGTTGGGCAATTTCGGGGCACAGGTTCGGATGA